In the genome of Streptomyces aquilus, the window GCGCCGACCACGGGCCGCCCGTCGGCGCTGGCCAGCAACTCCACCCAGCCGTCCAACTCCGCCGTGCGCTCAGCACTCCGCGCCGCGCGCTCCAGTTGCCGCGCCCAGGAACGGAAGGAGACGCCACCCCGCTCCAACACGTCCGCCGGGTTCCGCCCCTCGGCCACGGCCTCGCAGGCCGCCCGCAGATCCGGCATCAGAACCCGCCACGACACGCCATCGACGACCAGGTGATGCGCTACGACGACCACGCGGCCCACCCGGTCCGGACCCGCGTCCACCCACGCCGCACACACCATCACGCCCGCCAGCGGATCCAGTCCCGCGACCGCGTCCTGGGCGGCACGCGCGGCCACGTCGTCGAGACCGTCGTCGGGCACACCCACGGCATCCACCCGCACTACCCGACCGGAGGCATCCACCTCGCCGGCCTCCGGCACCACCAGCACCGGCGCTCCCTCGGGCCCACCCAGCACTGGCGGCCCTTCGACCGCACCCCGCACCCCAGCTCGAAGCATGGCGTGCACGCCCAACACCGCCCCCAGCCCCGCCTCCAACACCCCGGTCCCCAGCCCCGCAGGCGCCCCCACAGCCATCCACTGCGCGAACCCCGCCCGCAACGCATCCGCGCCCAGCGCCCGCATCACCGGCGTCCACGGCACCTCACCGACCCCGCCGTCCTCGATCGCCGCCGACCGGTCCCCGGTCTCGACCGCCACCAGCGCCAGCCGCTCCGGCGTCCGCTCCTCGAAGACCTGCCGAGGCGTCACCACCCACCCGGCCCGCCGCGCCCGGGAGGCAAGCAGCATCGACATGATCGAGTCCCCGCCCAACTCGAAGAACCCGTCCCCGACCCCGACCTTCTCCAGCCCCAACACCTCGGCGAACAGCGCACAGAACGCCTCCTCGGCGAGGGTCCCCGGCGCCCGCCCGGCCCCCGCCGCGGCCTCCGGTACCGGCAGAGCAGCCCGATCGACCTTCCCGTTCACGGTCAACGGGAACGCGTCCAGCACGACCACCACCGACGGCACCATGTACTCCGGCAACCGCACACCCGCGCTCGCCCGCACCTCCTCGGCATCCACATCCCCGACGACGTACCCGACCAGCCGCCCATCCCGTACGACAGCCACCGCCCGCTCGACCCCCGGATGAGCAGCGAGAACGGCCTCCACCTCACCCAGCTCGACGCGGAAACCACGCAGCTTCACCTGCGCATCCGCACGCCCCACAAACTCCAACCGACCATCCGCCGCCCACCGCGCCAGATCACCGGACCGATACATCCGCCCGCCACCCTCACCGAACGGACAAGCGACAAACCGTTCCGCCGTCAGACCAGGACGATTGACATACCCACGCGCCAGACCGTCGCCGGCGATATACAGCTCACCGGGGACACCCACAGGAACAGGCCGCAGCGACGCATCCAGCACGTAGGTCCGGACATTCCCCAGAGGCCGGCCGATCGCAGGCGGAGCGTCCTCACCCGTGATGCCCGCCTCCAGCAACACCGCGGTCGTGATCACGGTCGCCTCAGTAGGCCCGTAGGTATTCCAAACCCGGGCTGCTTCACGCCACTTGGCCGCCAGACCGGCCTCCAAGCGCTCCGCGCCCAACACCCAGTTGCCTATCCCGCCAACCGCGCCCGGCTCCAACACCCCCAACAACGACGGCACCACACTCGCCACGTCGACGCCGGCCGCCTTGACCATGGCCGCCAACGCCGATGAATCCTGGCGCTCTTCGGCCGAGGCGATCGCCAACGTGCCCCCGGCAGCCAGCGTGACGGCCACGTCCAGCACGGCCGCGTCGAAGCTGAACGACGCGAATTGCAGGGCTGTGACGCCAGGTTCGACACCGAGGACCGGGCGCATCACCGACGCCAGGTTGGCCACCGAGGCATGCGCCACGGCCACACCCTTCGGACGCCCCGTCGACCCCGACGTATAGATGACATAGGCCAGTTGGTCGGGGCCGACCTCCGGCAGCACACCGGAATCACTCACCAACTCATCCAGCAGCACACCCGAAGCCACCCGCCCGGCAGTCTCCTCCGCGACAACCACCACCCCGGCCCCACTGTCCGCAACCATGAACTCAAGCCGCTCAGACGGATACTCAGGATCCAGTGGCACATACGCCCCACCGGCCTTCCACACCCCCAGCATCGCCACGACCATCTCGACCCCACGCGGCAAGCACAGCCCCACCCGCGACTCCCGCCCCACACCACGCGCCACCAACCCACGCGCCAACGCATCCGACCACGCATCCACCTCGGCATACGACAACGCACGCCCACCCGCCCACACCGCCACCGCCCCCGGAGCCTCAGCCACCCACCCCCGGAACCGCTCCACCACCGACGACGCATCCACCTCCCGCGCCGTCGCGTTCCACTCCCCCACCACCGCGTCCCGCTCGGAGGCATCCAGCAGGTCCACGCCACTCAGCCGCAGCCCCGGACCGGCGGCCATCTGCTCCAGCACCCGCACCAAGCGGCGAGCCATCCGCGACGCGTCCCGCCGGTCGAAGAGATCGGCGCGGTGGTCGAGGCGGATCTCCAGGCCGTCGGCCGGGGTGACGCCCAGGGCCAGTGCGAAGTTGGTCGACTCGCGCAGCTCCGTGGCCGTGAGGGTGAGGTCGGCGCCGAGGGGCTGGGCGTCGAGGTCGCCGGGATAGTTCTCGAAGGCCAGCAGCGTGTCGAAGGTCGCGCCGGGACCCGCGGCCCGCTGCACCGCGCTGAGCCCCACATGCTGGTGGTCGAGGAGCGCCGACTGCCGTGTCTGCAACTCCGCCAGGACCTCGCCGACCGTCCGGGCCGGGTCCAGATCCACACGCACCGGCAATGTGTTGATGAACAGGCCGAGCATCGACTCCATGCCCGCGAGCTCCGCCGGACGCCCGGCCACCGTCGCCCCGAACACGACCGCGGGCCGGCCCGTGAGCTGCCCCAGCACCAGCCCCCAGGCCAGCTGCACCACGGTGTTCAGGGTGACGCCGGCACTCCGGGCGAGCCGCTCAAGATCGCGCACCAGTTCGACACTCGCGCGCTCGGTGACCCGGTCCAGGACGACGGACGTCGTCGCGCTCGGCTCGGCCGGCGCGACGAGCACCGACTCCTCGACCGGCGCCAGTTCGGCCCGCCACGCCTCCAGCGCCGCCGACGTGTCCCGCCCGGCGAGCCACGCCCAGTACGGCCGCGACGACACCGGCGCATCGAGCCCGTCCGCCCGGCCGCCGGCCGCGTAGAGCGTCCACAGCTCCCGCAGCACCAGCGGCAACGACCAGCCGTCCAGCAGCAGATGGTGCAGCGTGACCACCATCCGTGACCGCCGCCCGCCCTCCCGGACAAGCGCCACCCGCAGCAGCGGCGGTGCCGCGAGGTCGAACCGCGCGGCCCGCTCCTCGACCCCCACCCGGTCCGCGGCGCCCGCGTCCAGGCCCGTCACATCCACGTCCCGCCACGGCAGTTCGGCCCGCTCGACCACGATCTGCACGGGGCCCGCCGCGCCCGCGACCTGCACGAACCCGGCCCGCAACGCCGTGTGCCGATCGAGCAGCGCCTGCCACGAGGCCCGCAGCCGAGCCCCGTCCACAGCACCGTCCAGCTTCAGGACCAGCTGCTCGACATAGACGTCCACGCCCTCCTCGTCGAAGAGGGAGTGGAACAGCAGCCCCTCCTGAAGCGGCGCCACGGGAAGCACGTCCACCAGCCCCGGAACCGCCGCCTCGATCTCCTCGACGCCCGCCTGGTCCAGCGCCACCAGCGGGAAGTCGGACGGCGAGTGTCCGCCCGCCCCGTCCCGGACGACGTCCGCGACCAGCCCGGTGAGCCCCTCGGCCCACGCCTCCAGCAGGGCGCGCGCCCGCCCCTCGCCCAGCAGTCGCTCCGGATGGGCCAGCCGCAGCTCCAGCACCGGACCGTCCGCCGTGTCGCGTACCGCTGCCAGCAGCTCTACGGCGTGCATCACCGGGGCGTCCGGAGCGCTCCCCGCCCCGAAGCCCTCGCCCGCGCCGACCCGCCCGAGGTAGTTGAAGCCGACCTGCGCCGAGGGCAGGCCCGCCAACACCCCCGCCGTGTCCGGACGGACGTAGCGCAGCAGCCCGTAACCGAGCCCGTCCCCCGGAACCGCCCGCACCCGCTCCTTCGCCGCCGGCACCGACACCCCGACACCGGCGCTCAACCGCACCGGACGCGAGGACGTGAACCACCCGACCGTCCGCGACAGGTCCTGGACGCCGTCCGACAGCGGCTCACGGCCGTGTCCCTCGACGTCCACCAGGAACTCGTCCACCCCGGCCCACGCACCGACCGCCCCGGCGAGGCCCGCGAGCAGCACCTCGTCCACCCCGGCATGGAACGCCGCCGGCACCGCCGTCAGCAGCGCGGCCGTCACCTCCGCCGGGACCGACACCGACACCTCACGCACCGTCGCGCCGACGTCCAAGACCGGGTCCAGCGGCACGTCCGTGAGCGACGGATGCGGCCCCTCCAGCACCGCCCGCCACGCCCCCAACTCGGCCACCCGCTCCGGCCGCCCCGCCTCCGCCGCCAACTCCCGCGCCCACGCCCGGAACGACACCGGAACCGGCTCCCACTCCACGGCCCGCCCCTCGGCGAGGCTCTCGTACGCGGACCACAGATCCGGCAGCAGCACCTGCCAGGACACCGCGTCGACGACCAGATGACAGGCGACGACGACCAGCCGCCCCGCCACCTCGACCCCCGCGTCCAGCCACACCACCTGCACCATCACCCCGGCCACGGGGTCCAACCGCCGCACCGCGGCCGCAACCTCCGCCTCGACCAAAGCCGAAACCAAAGCCGAAACCGAAGCCGAGCCCAAAGCCGACTCCGACGCCTGCCCCGACGCCAAAGCCGAAGCCGAAACCGACGCCTCCCCCGACGCCAAAGCCGACTCCGAATCCGAAACCGACGCCTGCCCTGACGCCGACGCCAACGAATCCGCACCCACGACCGGAACCCGCACCACCATCCCGTCGACCGGCACCGCCGCCGCCCGCTCAGGAACCACCAGCACCCCGGACTCCGCCATCAGCCGCGCCCGCAACACCTCATGCCGCTCCACCAGGGCCGCCACCGCACCCCGCAGCGCCACCTCGTCCAGCCCCGCCGGCGCCTCCACCACCATCGACTGCACGACCCCGCGCACACCGTCGGCGCCGACCCGGCCCAGCACCTCCCGCATCACCGGCGTCAGCGGCACCTCCCCCACGGCCGAGTCCACCGGCCGAACGCCGTCCACGGCCCCGCCGACCACCCCCACCACCGCGGCCAGCCGCGCCGGCGTCCGCAACTCATGCACCTGCCGAGCGCCGACGACCAACCCCGCCCGGCGAGCCCGCGACACCAGCAGCATCGCCGTGATCGAGTCACCGCCCAGCTCGAAGAAGCTCTCCTCCGCCCCGACCCGCTCCACCCCGAGCAACTCCGCGAACAGCCCGCACAGCACCTCCTCGCCCGCAGTAACCGGCGCCCGCCCGGCCCCCGCCGCGGCCTCCGGCACCGGCAGAGCAGCCCGGTCGACCTTCCCGTTCACGGTCAACGGGAACGCGTCCAGCACGACCACCACCGACGGCACCATGTACTCCGGCAACCGCACACCCGCGCTCGCCCGTACGTCGTCACCATCCGCGCCCGCGCCGACGACGTACCCGACCAGCCGCCCATCCCGTACGACAGCCACCGCCCGCTCGACCCCCGGATGCGCAGCGAGAACGGCCTCCACCTCACCCAACTCCACCCGGAAACCACGCAGCTTCACCTGCGCATCCGCACGCCCCACAAACTCCAACCGACCATCCGCCGCCCACCGCGCCAGATCACCCGAGCGATACATCCGCCCGCCACCCTCACCGAACGGACAAGCGACAAACCGTTCCGCCGTCAGGTCCGGGCGATTGACGTACCCACGCGCGAGACCGGACCCAGCGATGTACAGCTCACCGGGGACACCCACAGGAACAGGCCGCAGGAAGGCATCCAGCACGTAGGTGTGGACGTTCCCGAGGGGCCGACCGATGGCGGGCGCGGCGTCGTCGCCCGTAATGCCCTCGTCCAGCAGAACGGCGGTAGTGATAACGGTCGCCTCAGTAGGCCCGTAGGTATTCCAAACCCGCGCACCCGTCCGCCACTTGGCCGCCAGACCGGACTCCAAGCGCTCAGCGCCCAACACCCAGTTGCCTATCCCGCCAACCGCGTCCGGCTCCAACACCCCCAACAACGACGGCACCACACTCGCCACGTCGACACCCGCCGCCTCAACCATGGCCGCCAAAGCAGACGCATCCCGACGCTCCTCTGCCGAAGCGACCGCCAACGCACCACCCGCAGCCAGCGTCACCGCCACATCCAGCACCGCCGCGTCAAAACTGAACGACGCGAACTGCAACGCCGTAACACCCGGCCCAACCCCAAGCACCGGACGCATCACGGAGGCCAGATTCGCCACCGAGGCATGCGCCACGGCCACACCCTTCGGACGCCCCGTCGACCCCGACGTATAGATCACATAGGCCAGTTGATCGCCACCAACCTCCGGCAGCACACCGGCATCACTCACCAACTCATCCAGCAGCACACCCGAAGCCACCCGCCCGGCGGTCTCCTCCGCGACAACCACCACCCCGGCCCCACTGTCCGCCACCATGAACTCAAGCCGCTCAGACGGATACTCAGGATCCAGTGGCACATACGCGCCACCGGCCTTCCACACCCCCAGCATCGCCACGACCATCTCGGCCCCACGCGGCAGGCACAGCCCCACCCGCGACTCCGCCCCCACCCCCCGCGCCACAAGCCCTCGCGCCACCGCATCCGACCACGCATCCACCTCGGCATACGACAACGCACGCCCACCCGACCACACCGCCACCGCCCCCGGAGCCTCAGCCACCCACCCCCGGAACCGCTCCACCACCAAACCGGGCTCAGTCACCTCAGCCGTGGCATTCCACGCACCCGTCACCAGGCCCCGCTCACCCTCCCCCGCCACGCCGATCCGCCGCACCGGCGTCGCGGGCTCCCGGACCGCTCGCTCGACGAAGCCGACGAGGGAGCGATGGACGGCCCGCGTCCACGCCTGGTCGTAGCGCGCCGCGTTCGCCTCGACGGTGATCTCGATCCCCGTGGCGGTCCGGTCGATGAGCACCCCGAAGTCCTCGACGAGCCGGGTCGACACGTCCCGTGCCACGCCCCGGCAGTCGCCGAAGGCCAGTTCTCCGGCGCGCGGCAGGATGTTCACGTAGGGGCCGAAGTGCCAGCGGTCGCCTTCCGGCCAGCCCAGTTCCCGGCGCAGCCGTTCTCCCCGGTACCGCTGGTGCCGGAGCAGTTCGGTGACGGCCTGGTGGGCGGTGTGGGCGAGGTCGATCAGGTTGGCTCCGGTGGGGACCGGGAACCGCAGGGGCAGCATGTTCGCCCGGGTGACGCGTGCGAGGAGGTCGGTCTCGCTGACGCGGCCGGTCATGGGCAGGCTGAGGAGCGCCTCGGACGCTCCGGCCATGCCGCTCACGAAGGCGCCGGTGGCGGCGAGGAGCAGCCGGGAGGCGGGAAGGCCGGCGCCGTCGGCGGCGGTCCGCAGTGCGGCGGCGGCGTCGGGAGCGAGGGTGCCCGTCGCCCGGAGCACCGACCCCGTACCGGCATCGCCTCCGGAGATCGCGGAAAGGCGCGCGACCTCCGCCAATTCCGGGCGGTCCGAAAAACGGTCGCACAGATGGCGTCGGTCTTCTGTGAATTCGATCGAGTCGCGGTATGCCGTCTCCTCGTCGAATGCCGCGCGCAGTGAGATGCGATCGGAATGCGGAAATTCCCTGTCCGTGACGATCGCTGAATAGATCTCGGCGACCCGGCGGGCCATGAGGGTGCACGCATATCCGTCGAGGAGCAGGTGGTTGTAGCCCTGGAACCAGCAGTACCGATCGGCATCGAGTCTGAAGAGCACGAACGAGCAGAGCCGCGCCGTGAGCGGGTTCTCCACCGCGGCGAGTTCCTCGCGCATGCGGGTTTCGAGCCATGCCCGCCGGTCACCGCCGGCCCCGTCCCACTCCTCGACGCGCAGGGCCGGCCGCCCCGCGTCCAGCGGTACGGCCCGTACCGTGCCCGCCGTGTCCTCGGTGAAGCGCACGCCCAGGATCTCGGTCTCCTCGACCGTCCGGTGCAGCGCGGCCTCGAAGGCGGCCACGTCGAGCGCGCCCGTGATCTCGACGGCCTGCCCGACGCTGTAGCCCGCGCGGGGGCCCGCCAGGCGCTGTGCGCGCCAGATGCCCTCCTGGCTGTCGGACAGGGAAATGCCGTCGCCGATTCGCTCGTTCATGTCCGCCCCTCACCCCTCATTCCCTCTCCATGGGCAGTGGACTGCCCGGCGCGCCATTCCATGGGAAACGCAAGGAAAAGAGCTTCCGCTCGGGAAGCTCCTGGGAATATCACCCCGTGGACCGAAAGGCCCGGTGAAACGTCGCCATAACCCGTTCACGACCGGGGCCGGTCAATAAGAACAATACCTAGCGAAGGGCGTCGTCCAACCGGCCGTTCTGCTCACTTGGACGCGGTCGCCGCGCGGGGCTGCGGCCAGATCTCGTATCGCTCGGCGTC includes:
- a CDS encoding non-ribosomal peptide synthetase — its product is MNERIGDGISLSDSQEGIWRAQRLAGPRAGYSVGQAVEITGALDVAAFEAALHRTVEETEILGVRFTEDTAGTVRAVPLDAGRPALRVEEWDGAGGDRRAWLETRMREELAAVENPLTARLCSFVLFRLDADRYCWFQGYNHLLLDGYACTLMARRVAEIYSAIVTDREFPHSDRISLRAAFDEETAYRDSIEFTEDRRHLCDRFSDRPELAEVARLSAISGGDAGTGSVLRATGTLAPDAAAALRTAADGAGLPASRLLLAATGAFVSGMAGASEALLSLPMTGRVSETDLLARVTRANMLPLRFPVPTGANLIDLAHTAHQAVTELLRHQRYRGERLRRELGWPEGDRWHFGPYVNILPRAGELAFGDCRGVARDVSTRLVEDFGVLIDRTATGIEITVEANAARYDQAWTRAVHRSLVGFVERAVREPATPVRRIGVAGEGERGLVTGAWNATAEVTEPGLVVERFRGWVAEAPGAVAVWSGGRALSYAEVDAWSDAVARGLVARGVGAESRVGLCLPRGAEMVVAMLGVWKAGGAYVPLDPEYPSERLEFMVADSGAGVVVVAEETAGRVASGVLLDELVSDAGVLPEVGGDQLAYVIYTSGSTGRPKGVAVAHASVANLASVMRPVLGVGPGVTALQFASFSFDAAVLDVAVTLAAGGALAVASAEERRDASALAAMVEAAGVDVASVVPSLLGVLEPDAVGGIGNWVLGAERLESGLAAKWRTGARVWNTYGPTEATVITTAVLLDEGITGDDAAPAIGRPLGNVHTYVLDAFLRPVPVGVPGELYIAGSGLARGYVNRPDLTAERFVACPFGEGGGRMYRSGDLARWAADGRLEFVGRADAQVKLRGFRVELGEVEAVLAAHPGVERAVAVVRDGRLVGYVVGAGADGDDVRASAGVRLPEYMVPSVVVVLDAFPLTVNGKVDRAALPVPEAAAGAGRAPVTAGEEVLCGLFAELLGVERVGAEESFFELGGDSITAMLLVSRARRAGLVVGARQVHELRTPARLAAVVGVVGGAVDGVRPVDSAVGEVPLTPVMREVLGRVGADGVRGVVQSMVVEAPAGLDEVALRGAVAALVERHEVLRARLMAESGVLVVPERAAAVPVDGMVVRVPVVGADSLASASGQASVSDSESALASGEASVSASALASGQASESALGSASVSALVSALVEAEVAAAVRRLDPVAGVMVQVVWLDAGVEVAGRLVVVACHLVVDAVSWQVLLPDLWSAYESLAEGRAVEWEPVPVSFRAWARELAAEAGRPERVAELGAWRAVLEGPHPSLTDVPLDPVLDVGATVREVSVSVPAEVTAALLTAVPAAFHAGVDEVLLAGLAGAVGAWAGVDEFLVDVEGHGREPLSDGVQDLSRTVGWFTSSRPVRLSAGVGVSVPAAKERVRAVPGDGLGYGLLRYVRPDTAGVLAGLPSAQVGFNYLGRVGAGEGFGAGSAPDAPVMHAVELLAAVRDTADGPVLELRLAHPERLLGEGRARALLEAWAEGLTGLVADVVRDGAGGHSPSDFPLVALDQAGVEEIEAAVPGLVDVLPVAPLQEGLLFHSLFDEEGVDVYVEQLVLKLDGAVDGARLRASWQALLDRHTALRAGFVQVAGAAGPVQIVVERAELPWRDVDVTGLDAGAADRVGVEERAARFDLAAPPLLRVALVREGGRRSRMVVTLHHLLLDGWSLPLVLRELWTLYAAGGRADGLDAPVSSRPYWAWLAGRDTSAALEAWRAELAPVEESVLVAPAEPSATTSVVLDRVTERASVELVRDLERLARSAGVTLNTVVQLAWGLVLGQLTGRPAVVFGATVAGRPAELAGMESMLGLFINTLPVRVDLDPARTVGEVLAELQTRQSALLDHQHVGLSAVQRAAGPGATFDTLLAFENYPGDLDAQPLGADLTLTATELRESTNFALALGVTPADGLEIRLDHRADLFDRRDASRMARRLVRVLEQMAAGPGLRLSGVDLLDASERDAVVGEWNATAREVDASSVVERFRGWVAEAPGAVAVWAGGRALSYAEVDAWSDALARGLVARGVGRESRVGLCLPRGVEMVVAMLGVWKAGGAYVPLDPEYPSERLEFMVADSGAGVVVVAEETAGRVASGVLLDELVSDSGVLPEVGPDQLAYVIYTSGSTGRPKGVAVAHASVANLASVMRPVLGVEPGVTALQFASFSFDAAVLDVAVTLAAGGTLAIASAEERQDSSALAAMVKAAGVDVASVVPSLLGVLEPGAVGGIGNWVLGAERLEAGLAAKWREAARVWNTYGPTEATVITTAVLLEAGITGEDAPPAIGRPLGNVRTYVLDASLRPVPVGVPGELYIAGDGLARGYVNRPGLTAERFVACPFGEGGGRMYRSGDLARWAADGRLEFVGRADAQVKLRGFRVELGEVEAVLAAHPGVERAVAVVRDGRLVGYVVGDVDAEEVRASAGVRLPEYMVPSVVVVLDAFPLTVNGKVDRAALPVPEAAAGAGRAPGTLAEEAFCALFAEVLGLEKVGVGDGFFELGGDSIMSMLLASRARRAGWVVTPRQVFEERTPERLALVAVETGDRSAAIEDGGVGEVPWTPVMRALGADALRAGFAQWMAVGAPAGLGTGVLEAGLGAVLGVHAMLRAGVRGAVEGPPVLGGPEGAPVLVVPEAGEVDASGRVVRVDAVGVPDDGLDDVAARAAQDAVAGLDPLAGVMVCAAWVDAGPDRVGRVVVVAHHLVVDGVSWRVLMPDLRAACEAVAEGRNPADVLERGGVSFRSWARQLERAARSAERTAELDGWVELLASADGRPVVGAGGRAVVGGGGRRAGGADVRWVVGGRELDPGRDTVRVLSRREWAVSAGVSAVLVGRTPALFHCGVHEVLLATLAGAVARWRPEVGVDGLLVDVEAHGREPLAEGMDVSRTVGWFTAVHPMRLEVSGLDLDDAAVGGASAGALVKRVKEQVQAVPGDGLGHGLLRWANPDTARVLAGLPVPEIGFNYLGRFTAAGPDAGPVRPWQTAGDAAMVGTADPDMPVAHALEAGALVADTPDGPLLTLTLSWPRTLLDERRAECLGEAWLELLEGLATHTADPTAGGHTPSDFALLDLDQDEIEAFESEFADDHH